Proteins from a genomic interval of Mycobacterium conspicuum:
- a CDS encoding arabinosyltransferase domain-containing protein yields MRLDASEDDEERSQRLPRLIAVVAGITGLLLCAVVPLLPVKQTTATIVWPQGSSAAGHVNQVTAPLLSGAPRALDISIPCSAIATLPAEGGLVVSTLPTGGVDAGKNGLFVRGNRDTIVVAFRDSVAAVAQRSAVAAGACSVLHAWADAGGAGADFVGIPGAAGTLSAEKKPQVGGIFTDLKLAAQPGLSARIDIDTRFITAPSALKTIAMVLGALAVLAAVLALAALDRRSRGATLRLGWHRPRLQRVAWRHVGAASWLADILVIGTLLLWHIIGPTSSDDGYNLTIARIAPKAGYVANYYRYFGTTEAPFDWYLSVLAKMAAVSTAGVWMRLPATLAGIACWLIIGHWVLRRLGPGRGGLAANRVAVLTAGAVFLAAWLPFNNGLRPEPLIALGVIVTWVLVERAIALRRLAPAAVAIVVAMLAVTLAPQGLIAVAALLTGARAIAQTIRRRRATDGLLAPVLTLAASLSLILVVVFRSQTLATVAESVRIKYKVGPTIAWYQDWLRYYFLTVESNPDGSMARRFGVLVLLLCMFGMLVVLLRRGKVPGLATGPAWRLIGTTAFGLLLLTFTPTKWAVQFGAFASLAAALGAVTAFTLARVGLHSRRNLTLYITALLFVLAVATSGINGWFYVGNYGVPWWDIQPVVASHPVTTMFLTLSILTGLLAAWQHFRMDYAGHTEIKNNRRNRVLASTPLLVVATIMVLGEVGSLTKGAVFRYPVFTIAKANLAAIESGLSPTSCAMGDDVLTEPDPNAGMLQPIPGQTFGPDGPLGGINPVGFKPDGVGDDLRSYPVVTKPGVVNSDASPNKPNATMSDSAGTAGGSIPKGAPAGVNGSHAALPFGLDPARTPVMGSYGENSLAATATSAWYELPARAVDRPLVVVSATGAIWSYKEDGTFTYGQQLKLQWGHRDVDGGTVQPLAQVQPIDIGPEPAWRNLRFPLTWAPPEANVARIVAYDPNLSSEQWFAFTPPRVPVLQTLQQLMGSHTPVLMDIATAANFPCQQPFSEHLGVAQLPQYRIMPDHKQTAASSNGWQASEAGGPFLVTQAMLYTSTIATYLRGDWYRDWGSVEQYHRLVPADQAPDAAIEQGVMTVRGWSRQGPIRALP; encoded by the coding sequence GTGCGCTTAGACGCTTCCGAAGACGACGAAGAGCGGTCGCAGCGGCTCCCGAGGCTGATCGCGGTCGTCGCGGGAATCACGGGCCTGCTGTTGTGTGCCGTGGTTCCTTTGCTCCCGGTCAAACAAACCACGGCCACCATCGTCTGGCCGCAAGGAAGCAGCGCAGCCGGACACGTCAATCAGGTCACCGCCCCGCTGCTGTCTGGTGCTCCGCGCGCACTGGACATCTCCATCCCCTGCTCGGCCATCGCCACCCTGCCCGCCGAGGGCGGCTTGGTGGTCTCGACCCTGCCCACCGGGGGCGTGGATGCCGGCAAGAATGGCCTCTTCGTCCGCGGCAATAGGGACACCATCGTCGTCGCCTTCCGCGATTCGGTCGCGGCGGTGGCCCAGCGCTCCGCCGTCGCGGCCGGTGCGTGCAGCGTGCTGCACGCCTGGGCCGACGCCGGCGGCGCGGGCGCGGACTTCGTCGGCATACCCGGCGCCGCCGGGACCCTGTCCGCGGAGAAGAAGCCTCAAGTCGGCGGAATCTTCACCGACCTGAAGCTGGCCGCCCAACCGGGCCTGTCGGCCCGCATCGACATCGACACCCGGTTCATCACGGCGCCCTCGGCCCTGAAGACGATCGCGATGGTGCTCGGTGCGCTGGCCGTCCTGGCCGCGGTCCTCGCGCTGGCGGCCCTGGATCGGCGCAGCCGCGGCGCCACGCTCAGGCTCGGCTGGCACCGCCCGCGGCTGCAGCGGGTCGCCTGGCGTCACGTCGGGGCGGCGAGCTGGCTCGCCGACATCTTGGTGATCGGCACGCTGCTGCTGTGGCACATCATCGGCCCCACCTCCTCCGACGACGGCTACAACCTGACCATCGCGCGGATTGCGCCCAAGGCCGGCTACGTGGCGAACTACTACCGCTACTTCGGGACCACCGAGGCCCCGTTCGACTGGTACCTGTCGGTGCTGGCCAAAATGGCGGCGGTCAGCACCGCCGGGGTGTGGATGCGGTTACCCGCGACCCTGGCCGGGATCGCGTGCTGGCTGATCATCGGCCACTGGGTGCTGCGTCGCCTCGGCCCGGGCCGCGGTGGCCTGGCGGCAAACCGGGTGGCGGTATTGACGGCGGGCGCGGTGTTCCTGGCCGCATGGCTGCCGTTTAACAACGGCCTGCGCCCCGAGCCGCTGATCGCGCTGGGCGTCATCGTCACCTGGGTGCTGGTGGAGCGTGCGATCGCGCTGCGCCGCCTGGCGCCGGCCGCGGTCGCGATCGTGGTCGCCATGCTCGCCGTGACCCTGGCACCGCAGGGGCTGATCGCGGTCGCCGCGTTGCTCACCGGGGCGCGGGCCATCGCCCAGACCATCCGGCGACGCCGGGCGACCGACGGGCTGCTGGCCCCGGTGCTGACGCTGGCCGCGTCGCTGTCGCTGATTCTCGTGGTGGTGTTCCGCAGCCAAACGCTGGCCACCGTGGCCGAGTCGGTGCGCATCAAGTACAAAGTGGGGCCGACGATCGCCTGGTATCAGGATTGGCTGCGCTACTACTTCCTCACCGTGGAGTCCAACCCCGACGGGTCGATGGCGCGCCGGTTTGGGGTGCTGGTGCTGCTGCTGTGCATGTTCGGCATGTTGGTGGTGCTGCTGCGGCGCGGCAAGGTGCCGGGGCTGGCCACGGGCCCGGCCTGGCGGTTGATCGGCACCACGGCGTTCGGGCTGCTGCTGTTGACGTTCACGCCGACGAAGTGGGCCGTCCAGTTCGGCGCGTTCGCCAGCCTGGCTGCGGCCCTGGGGGCGGTCACCGCGTTCACCCTGGCCCGGGTCGGCCTGCACAGTCGCCGCAACCTGACGCTGTACATCACCGCCCTGCTGTTCGTGCTGGCGGTTGCCACGTCGGGCATCAACGGCTGGTTCTACGTCGGCAACTATGGGGTGCCGTGGTGGGACATCCAGCCCGTCGTCGCCAGCCATCCGGTGACCACCATGTTTTTGACGTTGTCGATCCTCACCGGGCTGCTGGCCGCCTGGCAGCACTTCCGCATGGACTACGCGGGGCATACCGAGATCAAGAACAATCGGCGCAACCGCGTCCTGGCCTCCACGCCGCTACTGGTGGTCGCGACGATCATGGTGCTGGGCGAGGTCGGCTCGCTCACCAAGGGCGCCGTCTTCCGCTACCCGGTCTTCACCATCGCCAAGGCCAACCTGGCGGCAATCGAGTCGGGGTTGTCGCCCACCAGCTGCGCGATGGGCGATGACGTGTTGACCGAACCGGACCCCAATGCCGGTATGCTGCAACCGATTCCGGGGCAGACGTTCGGCCCCGACGGCCCACTCGGCGGGATCAACCCGGTCGGCTTCAAGCCCGACGGGGTGGGCGACGACCTGAGGTCGTATCCGGTGGTGACCAAGCCCGGGGTGGTGAACTCCGACGCGTCGCCCAACAAGCCCAACGCCACCATGAGTGACTCGGCGGGCACCGCCGGCGGCTCGATTCCCAAGGGGGCTCCGGCCGGAGTGAACGGTTCGCACGCGGCGCTGCCGTTCGGCCTGGATCCGGCCCGCACACCGGTGATGGGCAGCTACGGCGAGAATTCGCTGGCCGCCACGGCGACCTCGGCGTGGTACGAGTTGCCGGCCCGCGCTGTCGACCGGCCGCTGGTGGTGGTCTCCGCCACCGGCGCCATCTGGTCGTACAAGGAGGACGGCACCTTCACCTACGGGCAGCAGCTGAAGTTGCAGTGGGGCCACCGCGACGTGGACGGCGGCACCGTCCAGCCGCTCGCGCAGGTGCAGCCGATCGACATCGGCCCGGAGCCGGCGTGGCGCAACCTGCGCTTCCCGCTCACCTGGGCGCCGCCGGAGGCCAACGTGGCGCGCATCGTCGCCTACGATCCCAATCTGAGCTCCGAACAGTGGTTCGCGTTCACGCCGCCGCGAGTTCCGGTGCTGCAGACCCTGCAGCAATTGATGGGATCACACACACCGGTGCTGATGGACATCGCGACCGCCGCGAACTTCCCCTGCCAGCAACCGTTCTCCGAACACCTTGGCGTTGCGCAACTTCCGCAATACCGCATCATGCCCGATCACAAACAGACGGCCGCGTCGTCGAACGGGTGGCAGGCCAGCGAGGCCGGCGGCCCGTTCCTGGTCACCCAGGCGATGCTTTACACCTCGACGATCGCCACGTATTTGCGCGGTGACTGGTACCGCGACTGGGGATCGGTGGAGCAATACCACCGCCTGGTGCCCGCCGATCAAGCGCCGGATGCCGCCATAGAACAAGGTGTGATGACAGTGCGCGGCTGGAGCCGGCAGGGACCGATTCGAGCCCTGCCATGA
- a CDS encoding BTAD domain-containing putative transcriptional regulator has product MSNSGLGFGVLGPLLVTAHGVRVSLGAAKQRAVLAMLVINRNRPVSVDSLIDAVWGDDPVPAARTSIQSHISTLRRLLAGAGVDPYLVLASAPPGYQITIADADCDVGRFTADKSAGVRAAAAGRYEDASNHLHAALGEWRGPVLDDLRDFPFVDAYAAMLLEERVAAHTARAEAEIACGRAGAVIGELEALTAEHPYREPLWAQLITAYYVTERQSDALGAYRRLKTALADGLGIDPGPTVSALYERILRQEPIVAKRSALTTHKQSAYQTASDIALSAGQPVAWLLDRKGRQYPLNAASTRIGRLADNDIVFDDDTDVSRYHAVIIDTGAGFVIHDSKSTNGVEVQRRRIRGSSPLADGDLIRIGSREYTFQINPG; this is encoded by the coding sequence ATGAGTAACTCGGGTCTCGGGTTCGGCGTTCTGGGACCGTTGCTGGTCACCGCGCACGGCGTCCGGGTGTCGTTGGGTGCCGCCAAGCAGCGGGCGGTGTTGGCCATGCTGGTGATCAACCGCAACCGGCCGGTATCCGTCGACTCGTTGATCGACGCGGTGTGGGGTGACGATCCCGTGCCGGCCGCGCGCACCAGCATCCAGTCCCACATTTCCACGTTGCGCCGGTTGCTGGCCGGCGCCGGCGTGGATCCGTACCTGGTGCTGGCCAGCGCACCGCCGGGGTATCAGATCACCATCGCCGACGCCGACTGCGATGTCGGCCGTTTCACCGCCGACAAGTCCGCGGGTGTTCGGGCCGCGGCCGCCGGCCGTTACGAGGATGCCAGCAACCATCTGCATGCGGCGCTGGGTGAGTGGCGCGGGCCCGTGCTCGACGACCTGCGTGACTTCCCGTTCGTCGATGCGTACGCCGCCATGCTGTTGGAGGAGCGGGTGGCCGCCCACACCGCGCGCGCCGAAGCCGAGATCGCGTGCGGGCGCGCCGGCGCCGTCATCGGCGAGCTGGAGGCACTCACCGCCGAGCACCCCTATCGCGAACCGCTGTGGGCACAGCTGATCACCGCCTACTACGTGACCGAGCGCCAATCTGACGCCCTGGGTGCCTATCGGCGACTGAAGACGGCGCTGGCCGATGGGCTGGGCATCGACCCCGGCCCGACGGTCAGCGCGCTCTACGAGCGCATCCTGCGGCAGGAACCCATCGTCGCCAAACGGTCGGCGCTGACCACGCACAAGCAGAGCGCCTACCAGACCGCGTCGGACATCGCCTTGAGCGCGGGGCAACCCGTCGCCTGGTTGCTCGACCGAAAGGGTCGTCAGTATCCGCTGAACGCCGCCTCGACCCGGATCGGACGTCTCGCGGACAATGACATCGTCTTCGACGACGACACCGATGTCAGCCGCTACCACGCCGTAATCATCGACACCGGAGCGGGTTTCGTCATCCACGATTCGAAGTCGACGAATGGGGTGGAGGTGCAGCGTCGGCGTATCCGGGGCAGTTCCCCGCTGGCCGACGGCGACCTCATCCGCATCGGCAGTCGCGAGTACACCTTCCAGATCAACCCGGGCTGA
- a CDS encoding maleylpyruvate isomerase family mycothiol-dependent enzyme — MDMARAERADLAEFLATLTPQDWAAPSLCTRWTVKDVVAHVISYEELGTLGLIKRFLKGAVVRANQVGVDEFASLSPQQLLDFLRDHLTPQGLTAGFGGMIALVDGTVHHQDIRRSLGRPRNVPADRLTRILPLVPSNPRLGAGRRIRGLRLRATDVDWVHGRGPEVIGPGEALLMAMTGRPAALADLAGPGLDTLAARLSPG; from the coding sequence ATGGACATGGCCCGCGCCGAGCGGGCCGACCTCGCGGAGTTTCTGGCCACGCTGACCCCGCAAGACTGGGCCGCGCCGAGCCTGTGCACCAGGTGGACCGTCAAAGACGTTGTCGCGCATGTGATCAGCTACGAGGAACTGGGGACCCTGGGGCTGATCAAGCGATTCCTCAAGGGCGCCGTCGTGCGCGCGAACCAGGTCGGCGTCGACGAGTTCGCGTCACTGAGCCCGCAGCAGCTGCTCGATTTCTTGCGCGATCACCTGACGCCCCAGGGGTTGACCGCGGGTTTCGGCGGCATGATCGCACTGGTCGACGGCACGGTTCACCACCAGGACATCCGGCGCTCGCTGGGCCGACCGCGCAACGTCCCCGCCGACCGACTCACCCGCATTCTGCCGCTGGTGCCGAGCAACCCCCGCCTGGGCGCGGGACGCCGGATCAGGGGGCTGCGACTGCGGGCCACCGACGTCGACTGGGTCCACGGCCGCGGGCCCGAAGTCATCGGGCCGGGCGAAGCCCTGTTGATGGCGATGACCGGCCGTCCCGCGGCGCTCGCCGACCTCGCCGGTCCGGGGCTCGATACGTTGGCCGCACGGCTCAGCCCGGGTTGA
- a CDS encoding arabinosyltransferase domain-containing protein, whose protein sequence is MATKTRELASSSVSGAATNYRLARVVAVVAGLLGALLAVATPLLPVNQTTAQLNWPQNGTFGSVEAPLISYVATELNISVPCQAAAGLTGPQNAGKTVLLSTVPKQAPKAVDRGLLIQRANDELVLVVRNVPVVTAPLSQVLGPACRRLTLTAHADRVVAEFVGLTQGPNAEHPGSPLRGEKSGYDFRPQIVGVFTDLAGPAPPGLSFSATVDTRYSSSPTQLKMAAMILGVLLTAVALIALHVMDTADGTRHRRFLPARWWSVGGLDALVIGVLVWWHFVGANTSDDGYILTMARVSEHAGYMANYYRWLGTPEAPFGWYYDLLALWAHASTASIWMRLPTLVMALTCWWVISREVMPRLGHAVKQSRAAAWTAAGMFLATWLPLDNGLRPEPIIALGILLTWCSVERAVATNRLLPVAVACIIGALTLFSGPTGIASIGALLVAIGPLRTIMHRRSARFGALPLLSPVLAAVTVTVILIFRDQTLAGEIQATALKRALGPSLSWFDEPIRYERLFMASPDGSVARRFAVLALVLALAVTVAMSLRKGKIPGTSAGPSRRIVGITIISFVAMMFTPTKWTHHFGVFAGLAGSLGALAAVAVTSAAMRSRRNRTVFAAVVLFLVALSFASVNGWWYVSNFGVPWSNSFPAWHYAFATALLGLTVLVLLLAAWFHFAAPDNGWPQTRYGVRAAGIIQSPLAIATWLLVLFEVLSLTLAMTDQYPAWSVGRSNLEALTGKSCGLAEDVLVEQDPNPGMLAPVSGSVADSLGAGLSEAFTPNGIPAEVRADPVMERPGDRSFVNEEDKTATTNQAGTEGGTTPAPGINGSAAQLPFNLDPARTPVLGSWRSGIQLPAHLRSGWYRLPPRDKAGPLLVVSAAGRFDPREVQVQWASDKGGDSADQAAGGHPGGSFQFDDVGAAPAWRNLRLALSTIPSTATQIRLVANDEDLAPQHWIAITPPRIPQLRTLQDVVGSRDPVFLDWLVGLAFPCQRPFGHQNGVDETPKWRILPDRFGAEANSPVMDNNGGGPLGVTELLLKATTVASYLKDDWARDWGSLQRLTPYYPNAQPARLELGTTTRSGLWGPAPLRH, encoded by the coding sequence ATGGCCACGAAAACTCGAGAACTAGCATCTAGCTCCGTGAGTGGCGCGGCGACAAATTACCGGTTGGCCCGCGTCGTCGCCGTCGTCGCCGGGCTGCTCGGTGCCCTGCTCGCCGTCGCCACCCCGCTGCTGCCGGTCAACCAGACCACCGCCCAACTCAACTGGCCCCAGAACGGCACGTTCGGCAGCGTCGAGGCGCCGCTGATCAGCTACGTGGCCACCGAGCTGAACATCAGCGTGCCGTGCCAGGCGGCCGCCGGCCTGACCGGACCGCAGAACGCCGGCAAGACGGTGTTGCTGTCGACCGTGCCCAAGCAGGCGCCCAAGGCCGTCGACCGCGGGCTGCTCATCCAGCGCGCCAACGACGAACTGGTGCTGGTCGTGCGCAATGTCCCGGTGGTCACCGCCCCGCTGAGCCAGGTGCTGGGCCCGGCCTGTCGGCGCCTGACCCTGACCGCGCACGCCGACCGGGTCGTCGCGGAATTCGTCGGACTGACGCAGGGGCCCAACGCCGAGCATCCCGGCTCGCCGCTGCGCGGCGAGAAGAGCGGCTACGATTTCCGGCCGCAGATCGTCGGCGTGTTCACCGACCTGGCCGGCCCGGCCCCGCCGGGCCTGAGCTTCTCGGCCACCGTGGACACCCGCTACAGCAGCAGCCCCACCCAGCTGAAGATGGCCGCGATGATCCTCGGGGTCCTGCTGACCGCCGTCGCGCTCATCGCGCTGCACGTCATGGACACGGCCGACGGCACCCGGCACCGCCGCTTCCTGCCCGCGCGGTGGTGGTCGGTCGGCGGCCTGGACGCGCTGGTCATCGGCGTGCTGGTGTGGTGGCATTTCGTCGGCGCCAACACCTCCGACGACGGCTACATCCTGACCATGGCGCGGGTGTCCGAGCACGCGGGCTACATGGCCAACTACTACCGCTGGCTAGGAACCCCCGAGGCGCCGTTCGGCTGGTACTACGACCTGCTGGCGCTGTGGGCGCACGCCAGCACCGCGAGCATCTGGATGCGACTGCCCACCCTGGTGATGGCGCTGACGTGCTGGTGGGTGATCAGCCGCGAAGTGATGCCGCGCCTCGGCCACGCCGTCAAGCAGAGCCGGGCCGCGGCGTGGACCGCGGCCGGCATGTTCCTGGCGACCTGGTTGCCGCTCGACAACGGCCTGCGGCCCGAGCCGATCATCGCGCTGGGCATCCTGTTGACCTGGTGTTCGGTGGAGCGGGCGGTCGCCACCAACCGGCTGTTGCCGGTGGCGGTCGCTTGCATCATCGGAGCGCTGACCCTGTTCTCCGGGCCGACGGGCATCGCGTCGATTGGCGCGCTGCTGGTGGCGATCGGGCCGCTGCGCACGATCATGCACCGCAGGTCCGCAAGGTTCGGAGCGCTCCCGTTGCTGTCGCCCGTGCTGGCCGCGGTCACGGTCACCGTGATCTTGATCTTCCGCGACCAAACCCTGGCCGGCGAGATCCAGGCGACCGCCCTCAAGCGCGCGCTCGGGCCGAGCCTGAGCTGGTTCGACGAACCCATCCGCTACGAGCGCCTGTTCATGGCCAGCCCCGACGGATCGGTCGCCCGGCGCTTCGCCGTGCTGGCGCTGGTGCTGGCGCTGGCGGTAACGGTGGCCATGTCGTTGCGCAAAGGCAAGATTCCGGGCACGTCGGCAGGGCCGAGCCGCCGTATCGTCGGCATCACGATCATCTCGTTCGTCGCGATGATGTTTACCCCCACCAAGTGGACCCACCACTTCGGTGTGTTCGCCGGGCTCGCAGGATCTTTGGGGGCGTTGGCCGCGGTCGCGGTGACCAGTGCCGCCATGCGGTCCCGACGTAACCGCACCGTCTTCGCCGCGGTGGTGCTGTTCCTGGTGGCGCTGTCGTTCGCCAGCGTCAACGGCTGGTGGTATGTGTCCAATTTCGGTGTGCCGTGGTCGAATTCGTTCCCGGCATGGCACTACGCGTTTGCCACCGCACTGCTCGGGCTGACGGTCTTGGTGCTGCTCCTGGCGGCATGGTTCCACTTCGCCGCGCCCGATAACGGTTGGCCACAAACCCGCTACGGCGTCCGGGCGGCCGGAATCATCCAGTCCCCGTTGGCAATTGCGACATGGCTGCTGGTGCTGTTCGAGGTGTTATCGCTGACCCTGGCGATGACCGACCAGTACCCGGCGTGGTCGGTGGGGCGGTCCAACCTCGAGGCGCTGACCGGCAAGTCGTGCGGACTGGCCGAAGACGTTCTGGTGGAGCAGGATCCCAACCCCGGCATGCTCGCCCCGGTGAGCGGTTCGGTGGCCGACTCGTTGGGCGCGGGTCTGTCGGAAGCGTTCACGCCCAACGGCATTCCCGCCGAGGTTCGCGCCGACCCGGTGATGGAGCGGCCCGGTGACCGCAGCTTCGTTAACGAGGAGGACAAGACCGCCACTACCAACCAGGCCGGCACCGAGGGCGGCACCACTCCGGCGCCGGGCATCAACGGATCGGCCGCCCAGTTGCCGTTCAACCTGGATCCCGCCCGCACGCCCGTGCTGGGCAGCTGGCGCTCGGGTATCCAGCTGCCGGCTCACCTGCGCTCCGGCTGGTACCGGTTGCCGCCGAGGGACAAGGCCGGGCCGCTGCTGGTGGTGAGTGCGGCCGGTCGCTTCGATCCCCGCGAGGTCCAGGTGCAGTGGGCCTCAGACAAAGGGGGGGATAGCGCGGACCAGGCGGCCGGCGGGCACCCCGGCGGGTCGTTTCAGTTCGACGACGTCGGGGCGGCGCCGGCCTGGCGTAACCTGCGGCTCGCCTTGTCGACGATCCCGAGCACCGCTACCCAAATCCGCCTGGTGGCCAACGACGAGGACCTGGCGCCGCAGCACTGGATCGCGATCACGCCGCCGCGAATTCCGCAGCTGCGCACGCTGCAGGACGTGGTCGGCTCCCGCGACCCGGTGTTCCTGGACTGGTTGGTCGGCTTGGCGTTCCCGTGCCAGCGTCCATTCGGTCACCAGAATGGCGTCGACGAAACCCCGAAGTGGCGGATCCTGCCGGATCGATTCGGCGCCGAGGCGAACTCTCCCGTGATGGACAACAACGGGGGTGGCCCGCTGGGCGTCACCGAGTTGCTCCTGAAGGCGACCACGGTGGCCAGCTACCTGAAAGACGACTGGGCGCGGGACTGGGGCAGCTTGCAGCGACTGACGCCCTACTACCCGAACGCGCAACCGGCCCGGCTGGAACTGGGGACGACGACGCGTAGCGGCCTGTGGGGCCCGGCACCGCTCCGGCATTAG
- a CDS encoding galactan 5-O-arabinofuranosyltransferase, which yields MRNALASLGQMVLAAAVAAVVAVVSLIAIAGVQWPAFPSSNQLHALTTVGQVGCLAGLVASGWAYRRFPWWARLGGLLFVSAFTVVTLGMPLGATKLYLFGISVDQQFRTEYLTRLTDSPALHDMTYLGLPSFYPPGWFWIGGRVAALTGMPAWELFKPWAITSITIAVAVALVLWWRMIRFEHALIVTTATAAATLAYGSPEPYSAMITVLLPPVLVLTWSGLRAGAPGAPPAGVILEPRSGWAAVIGAGVFLGWTATWYTLLFGFSAFAMTLMGLALVASRWREGGRKAALDPLRRLVVIAVIAAVIGGTTWLPYLLRAATNPVSDTGSAYHYLPADGAELTFPMLQFSLLGAVCMVGTLWLVARARSSVRAAALTIGVLAIYLWSLLSMLATLARVTLLSFRLQPTLTVLLVAAGAFGLVEATQALAARHRAVAPIAGAVGLAAAIAFSQDIPDVLRPDLTIAYTDTDGHGQRGDRRPPSSEKYYDAVDAAILRGTGRPRDQTVVLTADYSFLSYYPYWGFQGLTSHYANPLAQFDLRAAQIEKWAKFKTADELIHALDTLPWPPPTVFLMRRGASNTYTLRLAQDVYPNQPNVRRYTVDLRAALFTDPRFSVQSIGPFVLAIRKPGV from the coding sequence ATGCGCAACGCCCTCGCCAGCCTGGGCCAGATGGTCTTGGCCGCGGCGGTCGCCGCGGTCGTCGCGGTGGTATCGCTGATCGCCATCGCCGGCGTGCAGTGGCCGGCGTTCCCGTCGTCCAACCAGCTGCACGCGCTGACCACCGTCGGTCAGGTCGGCTGCCTGGCCGGGCTGGTGGCTTCCGGCTGGGCATACCGGCGCTTTCCTTGGTGGGCCCGACTGGGCGGGCTGCTCTTCGTCTCGGCGTTCACCGTCGTCACGCTGGGCATGCCGTTGGGGGCCACCAAGCTGTATCTGTTCGGCATCTCCGTCGACCAGCAATTCCGCACCGAATACCTGACCAGGCTCACCGACAGTCCCGCGCTGCACGACATGACCTACCTGGGCCTGCCGTCGTTCTACCCGCCGGGCTGGTTCTGGATCGGCGGGCGGGTCGCGGCGCTCACCGGGATGCCGGCCTGGGAACTGTTCAAGCCGTGGGCCATCACCTCGATCACCATCGCGGTCGCGGTCGCGCTGGTGCTGTGGTGGCGGATGATCCGCTTCGAGCATGCGCTGATCGTCACCACCGCCACCGCGGCGGCGACGCTGGCCTACGGCTCGCCGGAGCCCTACTCCGCGATGATCACCGTGCTGCTGCCGCCGGTGCTGGTGCTGACGTGGTCGGGTCTGCGCGCCGGCGCTCCAGGAGCACCACCCGCCGGCGTGATACTCGAGCCGCGGAGCGGCTGGGCCGCCGTCATCGGCGCCGGCGTCTTCCTTGGCTGGACCGCCACCTGGTACACGCTGCTGTTCGGCTTCAGCGCGTTCGCGATGACGCTGATGGGGCTGGCGCTGGTCGCATCGCGCTGGCGGGAGGGTGGCCGCAAGGCCGCCCTCGACCCACTGCGCCGGTTGGTCGTCATCGCCGTCATCGCGGCGGTCATCGGCGGCACCACCTGGCTGCCGTACCTGTTGCGGGCGGCCACCAACCCAGTCAGCGACACCGGCAGCGCCTACCACTACCTGCCGGCCGACGGCGCCGAACTGACCTTCCCCATGCTGCAGTTCTCGCTGCTGGGCGCAGTCTGCATGGTCGGCACGCTGTGGCTGGTGGCGCGGGCCCGCTCGTCGGTCAGGGCGGCCGCGCTGACCATCGGGGTGCTGGCCATCTATCTGTGGTCCCTGCTCTCGATGCTGGCCACGCTGGCGCGCGTGACCCTGCTGTCGTTCCGCCTGCAGCCGACGCTGACCGTGCTTTTGGTCGCTGCCGGGGCGTTCGGCTTGGTGGAAGCCACTCAGGCGCTGGCAGCACGCCATCGCGCGGTGGCCCCGATCGCCGGTGCCGTCGGGCTGGCCGCCGCGATCGCGTTCAGCCAGGACATTCCCGACGTGCTGCGGCCGGATCTCACCATCGCCTACACCGACACCGACGGGCACGGCCAGCGCGGCGACCGGCGGCCGCCGAGTTCGGAGAAGTACTACGACGCTGTCGACGCGGCCATCCTGCGTGGTACCGGCCGCCCGCGCGATCAGACGGTGGTGCTGACCGCCGACTACAGCTTCCTGTCGTACTACCCCTATTGGGGCTTTCAGGGCCTGACGTCGCACTACGCCAACCCGCTGGCACAGTTCGACCTGCGCGCCGCGCAAATCGAGAAGTGGGCGAAGTTCAAGACGGCCGACGAGCTGATCCACGCCCTGGACACGCTGCCGTGGCCGCCGCCGACGGTGTTTTTGATGCGCCGTGGCGCGAGCAACACCTACACCCTGCGGCTGGCCCAGGATGTCTATCCCAACCAGCCCAATGTCCGTCGCTACACCGTCGACCTGCGCGCTGCCCTGTTCACCGATCCGCGGTTCAGCGTGCAAAGCATCGGCCCGTTCGTGCTGGCCATCCGCAAGCCTGGGGTCTAG